The genome window TTGACTGGAATGTAACGCCGTAGTCGATCGAGTAGGTCAGGGGAGGAGTTCCACCGGCGGCCTGTACGCTCAACTCGCCATTGGCCGTGGCGCAGTGGGGAGGGGTAACGCTTATATTCGCGATGGTGGGTGCATCCCCGGAAACGATCTTTACCGGCTGATCGGCCTGACAGCCAGCCGCATCTTGGACCGTAACCGTATAACTTCCGGGGCTGATATTCAAAAAGGAAGGCGAGGATTGAAACGGGCCTCCGTTCAGGCTGTAATGCCAGTTCGTCGCATTCGTCGCGATAACATCGATGGAACCGCTCGGTTTGCCACAGCCTACGTTCGTGACAGTCGTTTTAAAAATCGGTTCCCTAATGTCAATCGTGATGGGTACCGCCGGGCTTTCGGTGTTATATAATGTCTGGGTAATGTAATAGGTTGTTGTCTTGGTAATAGTTGGGCTGAACTGGTTGCCGGTGGCCAGCAGTTTGGACTGGGAGTCCCCCGAATACCAGCGAACGTTTTTACCCGTAACGACTAGATCGACTGGCGTGCCTTTGCAAAAGGAATTACCCGACTTCAATACGATGCGATACAGCTCAACCTTGCCGCTGGTTTTGTCCTTGCAGGTTGTGCCGTTGACAATCGGCTGGTAGGTGCCGATCAAACTTTCGTCGGTAGCATTATAGGTTAGGCTGCCGCGCCAGTAGCAAACGTCCTCTACGGTGGTGCTGCCGTTTTTGTTAGATTCGCTGAAGGTAACGGCCGCCGGACCCACCTGTCCCGACAATTGAGCCACTCCGCCGAAAGGTACGTTTGGGTTGCTTGTCTGCGCGGTCCCGCCGATCGTGTTGCCCGTCTGCGTAAGGGTCATGGCGTAATTGAACACCGCCTTGCTTGGATCATCGGGGTAGGTGACGCCCATCCAGAAACCAGCTACGTTCTGTGCCCGACATATGGTCGAAACGAGACCAAGCAATAGCATTAGATGGATCGTAGCTTGTCCTTTCATGATAAGTAACGCAAGTGCTTCAAGCCAAAACAAAGCAAGTTCAGCTGTAAACTACTAACAATACTGTATTTGTGGTCGGTAAACCTATCGACTGAGAAGGGAAAATGCCGAATCTGCCCGTAACCTCCTATTTTTACCCCATGAACCAACAACGCCTGATTCTTTCCAGCCCACTGCTTGAAATCGTTATTAGCCGACTGGCCCAGCAACTGATCGAAAATCACCAGGATTTTGCCGACACCGTGATTCTGGGTATGCAACCACGGGGAATCTACTTTGCCGAACGCGTCGGGCGCGAGCTAAACCGCACGCTGGGGTACGATGTGCCACTGGGCTACCTCGATGCTACCTTTTATCGGGATGATTTCCGTCGTCGCGATTCTCCGCTACGGGCCAATGCAACACATGTGCCGTTTATTATTGAAGACAAGCGCGTCATTCTGGTCGACGACGTGCTGGCTACGGGCCGGATGGTACGGGCCGCGCTTGATGCCATGACCGCGTTTGGCCGCCCCCGGAAAGTCGAACTGCTGGTACTGGTCGACCGGCGTTACAATCGCGATCTCCCGATCAAGCCCGATTACACCGGCAAGCGCGTAAATACCCTCGAATCACAGCGGGTACTCGTCGAGTGGACCGAGCAGGGCGCCGACGCCGATCGCATATGGCTGGTCGGGTAAAACAGTATTTTTGATTTGCTCTAAGCTTTTAACAATTAATGACTTATTAATGACATTTGGGTGGGAACTATATTTCAAGATTATAGAGGTTTATGTAAATTTGTTTTCCGTAATTCTACGTAATGAAGCCTCTACAGAAACTACTCACACTTTTCTTCTTTTTAATTCTCTTCAGTCTTGTTAGAGAGACCAGTGCACAGACAATATATACCGTTACCGGTTTAATCACAGATGCGCGCACAGGCGAACCCGTACCCTTTGCAAGCGTCGCGTTGGTTGGCCGTCGTGTTGGTACGCTGACCGACGAGCGTGGCCGATATGTCCTCAACGCGAAAATACTGTCCGATTCGATTGCGGTTAGCTCGCTGGGGTACGTCACGCAGCGGCAATTTATTGACCGGGAACGGCAAACGCAGGCGGTTGACCTCAAACTCGTGGCGGGCGGTACATCCTTGCAGGAAGTGACGGTTCATGCGGGTGAGAACCCGGCGTTTCGCGTGTTGCGGCAGGTACGCAAAAATCGCGTCATCAACGACCGCAAACGACTGGTAGCTTATGAAACCGACAATTACGTAAAAACACAGATCGCTCTCAGCCACGTTTCGGAGCGGATGCGCCGGAATCCACTGATCAAACGAATCAATGAATCACTGAGCAAGCAGGACTCCATTGTCGATAGCGATGGTAATCGACTGCTGCCGATCCTTGTCTCGGAATCGGTTTCTCATTACTACTTTCGGGATAGTCCGCAGCGTAAACGCGAGGATGTGCTGAAAACCCGGATCAAAGGGGTAGCTGTTGACGATGCCGGACTTAGCTCGCAATTATTGGGCGGAACGAACCTGGTCAGCCAGAATTTCTACGACAATTACATCCCGATTCTGGGTAAAGATTTTGCGTCACCCATCGGCGATAACTGGAAAAACTGGTACGAATTTTTCCTGGCGGATACAACCCAGATCGGCGACCACACCTGCTACGAAATTCAGTTCGATCCAAAACGACCTGAAGACTTGGTCTTCACGGGTAAAGCCTGGATCGATACAACCACCTTTGCGTTGTGCCAGATCGAAACGCACGTTGGTAAAGGAGCCAACCTGAACTACGTACGTGCGTTGACCATTGAACAGGAGCTGGAACCCACCATCGA of Spirosoma agri contains these proteins:
- the pyrR gene encoding bifunctional pyr operon transcriptional regulator/uracil phosphoribosyltransferase PyrR; the encoded protein is MNQQRLILSSPLLEIVISRLAQQLIENHQDFADTVILGMQPRGIYFAERVGRELNRTLGYDVPLGYLDATFYRDDFRRRDSPLRANATHVPFIIEDKRVILVDDVLATGRMVRAALDAMTAFGRPRKVELLVLVDRRYNRDLPIKPDYTGKRVNTLESQRVLVEWTEQGADADRIWLVG
- a CDS encoding T9SS type B sorting domain-containing protein; translation: MKGQATIHLMLLLGLVSTICRAQNVAGFWMGVTYPDDPSKAVFNYAMTLTQTGNTIGGTAQTSNPNVPFGGVAQLSGQVGPAAVTFSESNKNGSTTVEDVCYWRGSLTYNATDESLIGTYQPIVNGTTCKDKTSGKVELYRIVLKSGNSFCKGTPVDLVVTGKNVRWYSGDSQSKLLATGNQFSPTITKTTTYYITQTLYNTESPAVPITIDIREPIFKTTVTNVGCGKPSGSIDVIATNATNWHYSLNGGPFQSSPSFLNISPGSYTVTVQDAAGCQADQPVKIVSGDAPTIANISVTPPHCATANGELSVQAAGGTPPLTYSIDYGVTFQSSSVFKQLPASDYTVRVHDANGCEVNKVASLPAPTLLVLAAVDITPTTCGQTNGRVTITGANGKRPIQYSIDNQSFQISNVFDSLTAGTHTLVATDSIGCIVRQAISVGASTGPVLTDVQVTPEACGERNGGLRVSPLADNTSLSIDGQLFQQATDYANLQAGTYPVTVKDANNCLVTKLVLVPSDCPSQLHLPTAFSPNADQSNDALTVYFRFPSISVARFTVFDRWGAVIHNRTNFVLSNGDSLWDGQLNGNTAPAGTYLYQLDCQFPNGVQTILHQSVSLLH